Part of the Dethiosulfovibrio peptidovorans genome, GAGCAACCACGGTTTTCTGGCCTATGTCTGCATAGCCAACGAAAAATGGTTTGACAAACTGTCGCCCGAAAATCAGAAAATTATCCGGGACGCTGAAATCGTTGGTCATGAAGTTCAGAGGAAAGCACTGGCGGCCAAAGAAGCGGCCTACCTGGAGGAAATCAAAAAATCGGGCATTAACGTTATTGAACTGACCGATGAAAACCGCAGCGCATTCCTGGAGGCCTCTCTGGGCATTCACAAACAGTTTGCCGATACGGACAAGAAAAAAGAAATTCTTGAGGCTATCAACAAGGCCCTGTAGTTAACTGCAGTCAGAAAATTCACGGTTATTCCGGGAGAGGGCAGACGTCTTCTTCCGGAATATTCACTTGCAAAACAACACACAAAGCAATGCGAATATTAAACAAAATTGAAGCATATTTCTGCGGAACCGCCCTCATCCTTACTTCGCTGATAATCTTCGTTAATGTGGTTCTGCGCTATGTATTCCATGCCAGCACAAGCTGGGCGGAAGAAGCGGTTAAGTATCTGATGATATGGATTACCTTTATCGGCGGCAGTATCTGCTTCCGGAAAGGTCTGCATGTCAGCATAGACTTTTTTCTTTCCTATATCTCGGAATCGGCCAGGAGAATTGTGGCCGCGGCCGTTCTGGCGGTCTGCCTGGTCTTTGTTATTTTCATGATCTACTACGGCTTTCGGCTGGTACTGTTCAACTTCAGTACAGGGCAGGTTTCTCCGGCACTGCGCCTGCCCATGTGGATTCCCTACCTTGCCATTCCGCTGGGCTTTCTTCTGATGAGCCGTCATATTGTGGCTCACATTATCAGCCTGATTAAAGGAGGTAGTGCCGCATGATTACCCTTCTCATGCTTCTTCTGGCCTTCCTGCTTCTGGCCAGTGTTCCCATTTTTGTGGCCCTGAATCTGACCGTTCTGGTTATTGTTCTTTTCTTTACCGACATAACCCCCATGGTTATGGTTCAGAAAGCCTTCGGCGGCATTGACAAGTTCGCGCTCATGTCCATGCCCTTCTTTATTTTCGCGGCCAACATTATGGTGGCTGGCGGACTTTCGGACAGAATCCTTAAATGGGTCCGCAGCATCATCGGCAGTGTTAAGGGCGGTCTGGCCTACACTACCGAACTTTCGTGCATGGTATTCGGCGCTCTTTCAGGTTCCAGCCCCGCCACCGTTATTGCCATGGGCAAGGTTCTCTACCCGGAACTGGTTAAGGAAAAATACGACAAGGGATTTTCCATTGGCCTGATTACTTCATCCGGTTCGGTGGCCCTGCTTATTCCGCCCAGCATTACCCTTATCATGTACGCCACAACCACCAACACTTCGGTAGGCGAACTCTTTATGGCAGGAATAGGTTCCGGTCTGGTCTACGGCCTGGCCACCATTATCTATATTTTTCTCTACACCCGGGGACGCAACCTGCCTGTATCCAAAAAATCAACCGCCAAAGAAGTTCTTGCGGCCACAAAAGAGGCCGGCTGGTCGCTTCTGGTGCCTGTTATTATTCTGGGCGGTATTTACTTCGGCGTGTTTACACCCACAGAGTCCGCGGGCATTACGGCCATTTACGCCCTGGTTATCGGAATGCTGGTCTACAGGGAAATTGACCTGAAAAAACTCATGCAGATAGCTGTTGATTCGGCTGTAACCTGTGCCCAGGTGCTGATTCTGGTGGCCGCCGCGTCTGCCTTCGGCTGGCTTCTGACGGTTATTCAGGTTCCCCAGATGCTCACCAGCGGCATTCTGGCCAAAGTCAATTCACCGATAACATTCCTGCTGACCATTAACGTTGTGCTGCTGATCGTGGGCATGTTCATGGAAGGCATTGCGGCCATTATTATCCTGGCGCCCCTCTTCTTTGTTATGGGAACCAATCTGGGCATTAACCCGGTGCATCTGGGCATTGTCATGGTGGCCAACCTGTCCATTGGCAACTTCACACCGCCCTTCGGTCTGAACCTGTTTGTGGGGCAGGCCGTTACCGGCGAACCCATGGCCAAAATTATTCCCTCAGTTCTGATTTTTGTTCTGGTGAGTGTCTGCGCGCTGATGATTATCACCTACATCCCGCAGATCTCCATGTTCATTCCAAACCTGATTTATCGTTAAGAGGAAAAACGGGTATGAACTTTGAGCGATTTTCTTCCCGGATGGAACAGATTAACCGCATAGGCCGCCGTGAGGGAGAAGGCATTTCCCGCCTCTCCCTGACGGACCAGGACATGCAGGCCCGCTCCGTACTGAAAGACATTTTCCGCTCTCTGGAGCTGGAAGTGCGGGAAGACGGAGCCGGCAACATATGGGGACGCCGCAAAGGAACCGATGAGAGTCTGCCCGCGGTTGTTGCCGGGTCGCATATCGATACGGTACCCTCCGGCGGCGCTTACGACGGCACCCTGGGTGTTATGGCCGCCGTGGAATGCGTTGCCATGATGCGCGATGAAAACTTCCAGAACCGCCATCCGGTGGAAATAGTCTCCTTTTCCACCGAAGAATCCAGCCGCTTTAACGCGGCAACACTGGGCAGCAAAACCGCCGCCGGCATTCTGAAAGCATCCGATCTGTCCCGGTTTGCAGACACCGAAGGCGTTTCCTTTCTGCAGGCGCTTCATGGGCGGGGCTTTTACCCCGAAGAATTAACACCCTTGCGCGGAGAAACCATTAAAGCGTTTATGGAACTCCACATTGAACAGGGGCCGGTACTGGAACGGGAAAACACCAATATCGGCATTGTGACCCTCATAGCCGCACCCACCCGGCTGAAGGTGGACATTCAGGGAGAAGCCGCCCATTCAGGCGCCTGCCCCATGAAATACCGCAGGGACGCCCTCGCGGCCGCGTCCGAATTCGTGCTGGCCGTCGAACAGGCGGGAAGGAATCATTCATCCGGCAAAACCGTGGCCACCGTTGGCAAAATGGAGGTGTTTCCCGGCGCCATGAACGTTGTTCCCGGAAAGGTGCAGCTGTTTGTGGACATCCGGGGAATAGACACCTCAAGCATTCAGAAGGCCCATAATGAAATAATGGAAGCCCTGCATGAAATCTGCGCCCGCCGCGGAGTAACACACCAGGTGGAGATTCTCTCGCAGGATGTCCCCAAAAAACTGGACGCACATCTTCAGGATCTTATTGAAAACAGCTGCAGGAAACTGGGGCTGAGCTGTTCCAGAATGCCCAGCGGAGCCGGTCATGACGCCATGAACATGGCGGCCATAGCGCCCGGTGGACTGATTTTTGTACCGTGCATAGACGGCATAAGCCATGACAAGCGTGAAGACATGCACCCGGAAGACATGAAAAACGGCGTCAACGTGCTGTTTGAATGCGTCAAGGCTCTTTCCAGATAAGCTTTCCAGGTAAGGAGGACGAAAATGGATATTCTACTTAAAGGCGGAACCATTATTGACCCGGACCGGAACATGGAAGAAACCGGAGATGTTCTTGTCCGTGACGGAAAAATTCTGAAAACCGGCGGCGACCTTTCTGCACAGACAAGCGGTCAGACAAAGGTTCTCGATGTTCAGAAGCTCTATGTTGTACCGGGTCTTATCGACATTCATGTCCACTTCCGCGATCCCGGCTTTCCCGCCAAGGAAACCATAGAAACCGGTGCCGCCGCGGCCGCGGCGGGGGGCTTTACCACTGTTGTGTGCATGCCGAACACCCAGCCGGTTATTGATAACATGGAGACCATAAACTACATCAACGGCAAAGCCGCCAAGGCACCCTGCAATGTCCTGATGATGGGCAGTGTGACACTGGGCGAAGACGGCAAAGAGTGCAGCCCCTACCGGGAAATGCTTGAAGGCGGTATTGTTGGTATTACAGACGACGGCAAACCCGTTATGGACTCTGGTGTTCTCTATGAAGCCATGATGCAGGCAAAAGAACTCAAGCTGCCGGTCAGCAGTCACTGCGAAGACATGGGCCTCTGTTAC contains:
- a CDS encoding C4-dicarboxylate ABC transporter substrate-binding protein, whose product is MRILNKIEAYFCGTALILTSLIIFVNVVLRYVFHASTSWAEEAVKYLMIWITFIGGSICFRKGLHVSIDFFLSYISESARRIVAAAVLAVCLVFVIFMIYYGFRLVLFNFSTGQVSPALRLPMWIPYLAIPLGFLLMSRHIVAHIISLIKGGSAA
- a CDS encoding Zn-dependent hydrolase produces the protein MNFERFSSRMEQINRIGRREGEGISRLSLTDQDMQARSVLKDIFRSLELEVREDGAGNIWGRRKGTDESLPAVVAGSHIDTVPSGGAYDGTLGVMAAVECVAMMRDENFQNRHPVEIVSFSTEESSRFNAATLGSKTAAGILKASDLSRFADTEGVSFLQALHGRGFYPEELTPLRGETIKAFMELHIEQGPVLERENTNIGIVTLIAAPTRLKVDIQGEAAHSGACPMKYRRDALAAASEFVLAVEQAGRNHSSGKTVATVGKMEVFPGAMNVVPGKVQLFVDIRGIDTSSIQKAHNEIMEALHEICARRGVTHQVEILSQDVPKKLDAHLQDLIENSCRKLGLSCSRMPSGAGHDAMNMAAIAPGGLIFVPCIDGISHDKREDMHPEDMKNGVNVLFECVKALSR
- a CDS encoding C4-dicarboxylate ABC transporter permease; amino-acid sequence: MITLLMLLLAFLLLASVPIFVALNLTVLVIVLFFTDITPMVMVQKAFGGIDKFALMSMPFFIFAANIMVAGGLSDRILKWVRSIIGSVKGGLAYTTELSCMVFGALSGSSPATVIAMGKVLYPELVKEKYDKGFSIGLITSSGSVALLIPPSITLIMYATTTNTSVGELFMAGIGSGLVYGLATIIYIFLYTRGRNLPVSKKSTAKEVLAATKEAGWSLLVPVIILGGIYFGVFTPTESAGITAIYALVIGMLVYREIDLKKLMQIAVDSAVTCAQVLILVAAASAFGWLLTVIQVPQMLTSGILAKVNSPITFLLTINVVLLIVGMFMEGIAAIIILAPLFFVMGTNLGINPVHLGIVMVANLSIGNFTPPFGLNLFVGQAVTGEPMAKIIPSVLIFVLVSVCALMIITYIPQISMFIPNLIYR